A single window of Flavobacterium aestivum DNA harbors:
- a CDS encoding fumarate hydratase gives MDFIYQDPYPILKDDTQYRKITSDFVNVEKFGDREILTVDPKGLELLAQEALKDVSFMLRTSHLEKLKAILDDPEATDNDRFVAYNLLQNAVVAIDGELPSCQDTGTAIVMAKKGENVYTGADDAEWLSKGIFNTYQERNLRYSQIVPISMFEEKNSGSNLPAQIDIYAKKGASYDFLFLAKGGGSANKTYLYQQTKSLLNEKSLDAFIRAKIMDLGTSACPPYHLALVIGGTSAEANLSAVKKASAGYFDNLPTSGNMAGQAFRDLEWEKRVQLICQESHIGAQFGGKYFTHDVRVIRLSRHAASCPVGLGVSCSADRNIKGKITKDGIFVEQLEKDPKRLLPETAPHLEPAIEIDLNRPMSEILAELSKYPIKTRLKLNGTLIVARDIAHAKIKELLDAGKPMPEYFKNHPIYYAGPAKTPEGMPSGSFGPTTAGRMDVYVEEFQKNGGSMVMLAKGNRTKDVMNACKTYGGFYLGSIGGPAAILAKENILSVEVVDFEELGMEAVRKITIKDFPAFIITDDKGNDFFENL, from the coding sequence ATGGACTTTATATACCAGGATCCTTATCCTATCTTAAAAGACGATACCCAATACCGTAAAATCACTTCTGATTTTGTAAATGTTGAAAAATTTGGCGATAGAGAAATCTTGACTGTTGATCCAAAAGGATTGGAATTATTGGCTCAAGAAGCTCTAAAAGATGTTTCTTTTATGTTGCGTACTTCACATTTAGAAAAGCTAAAAGCAATTCTGGATGATCCAGAAGCGACAGATAATGACCGTTTTGTGGCTTATAATTTATTACAAAATGCTGTAGTGGCTATCGATGGAGAGTTGCCTTCTTGTCAGGATACCGGAACGGCTATCGTAATGGCCAAAAAAGGAGAAAACGTATATACTGGAGCTGATGATGCCGAATGGTTATCAAAAGGGATTTTTAATACTTATCAAGAAAGAAACCTTCGTTATTCTCAAATTGTGCCTATTAGCATGTTTGAGGAGAAAAATTCAGGGTCTAATCTTCCTGCTCAGATTGATATCTATGCAAAAAAAGGAGCTTCATATGATTTCTTATTTTTAGCCAAAGGAGGAGGATCTGCCAATAAAACGTATTTATACCAGCAAACAAAATCGTTATTGAACGAAAAATCACTGGATGCTTTTATTCGTGCCAAAATAATGGATTTGGGAACTTCGGCTTGTCCGCCATATCACTTAGCTTTAGTGATTGGAGGAACTTCTGCAGAAGCGAACTTAAGTGCCGTTAAAAAAGCTTCGGCAGGTTATTTTGATAATTTGCCTACTTCTGGAAACATGGCAGGTCAGGCTTTCAGAGATTTGGAGTGGGAAAAAAGAGTACAGTTAATCTGCCAGGAAAGCCATATTGGAGCACAATTTGGAGGTAAATATTTCACCCACGATGTTCGAGTGATTCGTTTGTCACGCCACGCTGCTTCTTGTCCGGTAGGATTAGGTGTTTCTTGTTCTGCCGATAGAAACATCAAAGGTAAAATTACTAAAGATGGTATTTTCGTTGAGCAATTAGAAAAGGATCCAAAACGATTATTGCCAGAAACAGCACCGCATTTAGAACCAGCCATAGAAATAGATTTAAACAGACCAATGTCTGAGATCTTGGCAGAATTGTCTAAATACCCAATCAAAACTCGTCTAAAACTGAACGGAACTTTGATAGTGGCCCGTGATATTGCTCACGCAAAAATCAAGGAATTATTAGACGCTGGGAAACCAATGCCAGAGTATTTTAAAAACCATCCGATCTATTATGCAGGACCGGCAAAAACACCAGAAGGAATGCCTTCGGGAAGTTTTGGACCAACAACTGCTGGTAGAATGGACGTTTATGTAGAAGAGTTCCAAAAAAATGGTGGAAGTATGGTGATGCTAGCCAAAGGAAATAGAACCAAAGATGTAATGAATGCTTGTAAAACCTATGGAGGATTCTATTTGGGATCTATTGGAGGTCCGGCAGCAATCTTGGCCAAAGAGAATATTCTATCAGTTGAGGTTGTGGATTTTGAAGAATTAGGGATGGAAGCCGTTCGTAAAATCACCATTAAAGACTTCCCAGCTTTTATCATTACTGATGATAAAGGGAATGATTTCTTCGAAAATCTTTAA
- a CDS encoding nucleoside recognition domain-containing protein, which yields MVLSRFWLVIFISSIVFVVVSLFTGNSYTIDYTLNGKKDDPILLSEKYIHQVPAFIKDSIKKAPDQTMIINRDTLNADTTYVYKNKTVKIFSGVQKSDGLLPTCKSTLVDLILPLIAYLAFFCGLMELLIISGASERLAKVLSPVFVKVFPSIPKNHPSISYMTLNFAANFLGLDSAATPFGLKAMESLQEINPEKDKASDAQIMFMCLHASGLTLIATSIIGYRAAANATNPADVMLPCIITSFIGTIAAFLIVGIKQKINFKSASLVVSLMALIAAIVGLLMYVNHLDLIGKNYFTSNLSALILVVIIVATLILSFVKEKKFAEAKTTVFEAFVSGANNGVKTGVTIFPYVLGMLVAISLFRNSGLFEIISNWIAYAFSNMGVNKEITDALPVAMLRPFSSAGSRGFLIDSMNTFGADSLTGRLSSIFQCSAESTFYVIAVYFGSVNIKNTRYALGTMLLVDLICVITAIFVASWFF from the coding sequence ATGGTATTAAGTAGATTTTGGTTGGTTATTTTCATTTCTTCAATTGTATTTGTTGTTGTCAGTTTATTTACGGGAAACAGTTACACCATTGATTATACCTTGAATGGGAAAAAAGACGATCCAATTTTACTGTCCGAAAAATATATTCATCAGGTTCCTGCTTTTATCAAGGATAGTATCAAGAAAGCACCAGATCAAACCATGATTATCAATCGTGATACGCTAAATGCTGACACGACTTACGTTTATAAAAACAAAACCGTAAAAATTTTCAGTGGAGTTCAAAAATCAGATGGTTTGTTGCCAACCTGCAAAAGCACTTTGGTAGATTTGATTTTACCACTTATTGCTTATCTGGCATTTTTCTGCGGCTTGATGGAGTTATTAATCATATCCGGAGCTTCTGAAAGATTAGCCAAAGTATTAAGTCCGGTATTTGTGAAAGTGTTTCCAAGCATTCCCAAAAATCACCCTTCGATTTCTTATATGACCTTAAACTTTGCTGCCAATTTCTTGGGATTGGATTCAGCCGCAACACCATTTGGGTTAAAAGCGATGGAGAGTTTACAAGAAATAAATCCCGAAAAAGACAAGGCGAGTGATGCCCAAATTATGTTTATGTGTTTGCACGCATCTGGGCTAACATTAATCGCAACTTCTATTATTGGTTATCGTGCAGCGGCTAATGCCACCAATCCTGCCGATGTAATGTTGCCTTGTATAATCACTTCGTTTATTGGCACAATTGCCGCTTTCCTTATTGTTGGAATCAAACAAAAAATTAATTTCAAAAGCGCTTCTTTGGTTGTATCCTTGATGGCACTGATTGCAGCGATAGTTGGTTTGTTGATGTATGTAAACCATTTGGATTTAATAGGTAAAAATTATTTTACTTCGAATCTATCGGCTTTGATATTGGTAGTGATTATTGTTGCTACTTTAATCTTATCCTTTGTAAAAGAAAAGAAATTTGCAGAGGCAAAGACTACCGTTTTTGAAGCTTTCGTGTCGGGAGCCAATAATGGTGTAAAAACCGGAGTAACTATTTTTCCATATGTTTTGGGAATGTTAGTTGCCATTTCTTTATTTAGAAACAGCGGTTTATTTGAAATTATCAGTAACTGGATTGCTTATGCTTTCTCTAATATGGGAGTAAACAAAGAAATTACCGATGCCTTACCAGTGGCAATGCTTAGACCTTTTAGTTCAGCGGGATCAAGAGGATTTTTGATCGATTCGATGAATACTTTTGGAGCCGATTCTTTGACGGGAAGATTGAGTAGTATTTTTCAATGTAGTGCAGAAAGTACTTTTTATGTGATTGCCGTTTACTTTGGTTCAGTTAATATAAAAAATACCCGTTACGCTTTAGGAACTATGCTTTTGGTGGATTTAATCTGTGTGATTACCGCTATTTTTGTGGCGAGTTGGTTTTTTTAA
- a CDS encoding M4 family metallopeptidase has translation MKKKLPKIIALTFATSIFSLSAFAQKTDKGISQKNLSDNGTPSSITFNDKSTYKASDSKKALKEQLNLNENQSFSKIKTETDAKGYTHERFQLYQQGLKVEFATYTLHSKSEKLESMNGEFYNMKNVKTTASISPQDALNIAISRTGAKEYLWDNPQEASQMGYQKPKGELVLLPSMEEQGTKRTTDVVRLAYKFDIYATNPVSRGDMYIDANSGAVLFYNATIKHLGEYAHSSSKTTAVDTQKATQNTKTVFVAANAATRYSGTQTIQTLLSGSSYILSDNTRGNGVLTVNMKKGTNYSAAVNFTDADNNWTAAEYNNTNKDNGALDAHWGAEKTYDYWSTVHGRNSFDNAGAAIKSYVHYDNAYDNAYWNGSVMTYGDGSGTYFDILTSIDVAGHEIGHAVCEKTANLVYQKESGAMNEGFSDIWGACIEYYAAPTKSTWLVGEDIERRAGHASLRSMSNPKSEGQPDTYGGTNWKSVSCTPSQTNDYCGVHTNSGVLNHWFYILSVGKTGTNDIGSSYSVTGITIDKAAKIAFRLESVYLSANSTYANARTYGIQSAIDLYGAGSPEVIATTNAFYAVGVGAAYSNDTTAPTAPANLAAAGTTSTSTNLSWTAATDNVAVTGYNVYNGATLVTTATGLTYTVTGLTASTAYTFTVKAKDAAGNLSQSSNAVSVTTGPATAAYCASKGNSVTDEYIGKVQLGTINNTSTGGTGYSDYTSISTNLTKGSASTITITPTWTGTSYAEGYAVWIDLNDDKDFDDAGELVWSKAASTTTPATGSFTVPTSATASTTRMRVSMKYNGVPTPCEAFSYGEVEDYTVNLATGTTDTQAPTAPTSLAASGTTATTTNLSWTASTDNVGVTGYDVYQGTTLKSTVTGTTYAVTGLTASTAYTFYVVAKDAAGNVSASSNVANVTTTGTAVTYCTSKGNSVADEFIDYVAIGGIANTTAGNGGYGDFTSQTGNLPYGTNTIVLSTGFSGSAYTEYWRVWIDFNKNGTFETSEQMVAGSSSLSSNLSYTFTVPTTALAGPTRMRVSMKYGAAATACETFTYGEVEDYTVNIGGSPITGFNIAGTKELGDENNIFDYSVYPNPTINSVSIKMADSRVVSYRIFNYLGQQVGSGKLSENDINVSKLSAGTYIIEVNDGQKTMTKKLVKE, from the coding sequence ATGAAAAAAAAATTACCGAAAATCATTGCACTGACATTTGCGACATCGATATTCTCTTTGTCGGCATTTGCACAAAAAACAGACAAGGGAATTAGCCAGAAAAATTTATCTGACAATGGCACTCCGAGTTCAATTACCTTTAATGACAAATCAACCTACAAAGCCTCAGATTCCAAAAAGGCACTTAAAGAGCAATTGAATCTAAATGAGAATCAATCTTTTTCGAAAATTAAAACCGAAACTGATGCAAAAGGATATACTCATGAAAGATTTCAATTGTACCAACAAGGTTTAAAAGTCGAATTTGCAACTTATACTTTACACTCTAAGAGCGAAAAATTAGAATCGATGAATGGTGAGTTTTACAATATGAAAAATGTAAAAACGACAGCTTCGATCTCTCCTCAAGATGCTCTTAACATAGCGATAAGCCGTACAGGTGCTAAAGAATATCTTTGGGATAATCCTCAAGAGGCTTCACAAATGGGCTATCAAAAACCGAAAGGAGAGTTAGTTCTTCTCCCATCTATGGAAGAACAAGGAACGAAAAGAACAACAGATGTAGTTCGGTTAGCCTATAAATTTGATATTTATGCCACAAATCCTGTGAGTCGTGGTGATATGTATATTGATGCCAATTCCGGAGCGGTTTTATTTTACAATGCAACCATAAAACATCTTGGAGAATATGCTCATAGCAGCTCAAAAACTACTGCTGTAGATACTCAAAAAGCTACCCAAAATACAAAAACAGTATTTGTTGCCGCCAATGCTGCAACTCGTTATAGCGGGACACAAACTATTCAAACTTTATTGAGTGGTTCCTCTTATATTTTATCAGACAATACCAGAGGAAATGGGGTCTTAACGGTAAATATGAAAAAGGGAACCAACTATAGCGCTGCAGTAAATTTTACTGATGCTGACAATAATTGGACCGCAGCTGAATATAACAACACAAACAAGGATAATGGTGCACTTGACGCTCATTGGGGAGCCGAAAAAACGTACGATTACTGGTCTACTGTTCACGGCAGAAACAGTTTTGATAATGCTGGTGCAGCCATCAAAAGTTATGTTCACTATGACAATGCATATGATAACGCCTACTGGAACGGAAGCGTAATGACCTATGGCGACGGAAGCGGTACTTATTTTGACATACTGACCTCAATAGATGTTGCTGGTCATGAAATTGGTCATGCCGTATGTGAAAAAACGGCTAATCTGGTATATCAAAAAGAATCTGGTGCCATGAACGAAGGTTTCTCAGATATTTGGGGAGCTTGTATCGAGTATTATGCCGCTCCAACAAAATCTACCTGGTTAGTTGGAGAAGATATTGAAAGAAGAGCAGGACACGCTTCATTACGATCAATGAGTAATCCAAAGTCAGAAGGACAACCTGATACTTATGGAGGAACAAATTGGAAATCTGTAAGCTGTACGCCATCACAAACCAATGACTACTGCGGAGTACATACAAATAGTGGGGTACTAAATCACTGGTTTTACATTTTGAGTGTAGGTAAAACAGGAACAAATGACATTGGAAGTTCTTATAGTGTTACTGGTATTACAATAGACAAAGCTGCAAAAATTGCATTTCGTTTAGAAAGTGTGTATTTATCGGCAAACTCTACTTATGCTAATGCCAGAACTTATGGAATCCAGTCTGCAATTGATCTTTACGGAGCAGGTTCTCCAGAAGTAATTGCCACTACTAACGCTTTCTATGCCGTGGGAGTTGGAGCAGCTTATTCTAACGACACAACTGCACCAACAGCACCTGCAAATTTAGCAGCAGCAGGAACAACCTCAACTTCTACAAATTTATCTTGGACAGCAGCAACAGACAACGTGGCTGTAACTGGATATAATGTTTATAATGGGGCAACTTTAGTAACCACCGCTACTGGATTGACTTATACTGTTACTGGATTAACAGCTAGCACAGCTTATACTTTTACCGTAAAAGCTAAAGATGCTGCTGGAAATCTATCTCAAAGCAGTAATGCGGTTTCTGTAACAACTGGACCAGCTACAGCAGCTTACTGTGCTTCTAAAGGGAATAGTGTAACTGATGAATATATCGGAAAAGTACAATTAGGCACTATCAATAATACGTCTACAGGAGGTACAGGTTATAGTGATTATACTTCTATTTCTACTAATCTAACAAAAGGTAGCGCTTCAACAATCACTATTACACCAACATGGACTGGAACTTCTTATGCTGAAGGTTATGCAGTTTGGATTGATTTAAACGATGATAAAGATTTTGATGATGCAGGTGAATTAGTGTGGAGCAAAGCCGCTTCAACTACAACACCAGCTACTGGTTCTTTCACAGTTCCAACATCTGCAACTGCTAGCACAACTAGAATGAGGGTATCTATGAAATATAATGGCGTACCAACTCCTTGTGAAGCTTTTTCTTATGGAGAAGTAGAAGATTACACTGTTAACCTTGCTACTGGAACAACCGATACCCAAGCGCCAACAGCTCCTACAAGCCTTGCTGCTTCTGGAACTACTGCAACTACAACAAATCTATCTTGGACAGCATCTACAGACAATGTAGGTGTAACTGGCTATGACGTATACCAAGGAACAACTTTAAAATCTACCGTTACAGGAACTACATATGCCGTTACAGGTTTGACAGCAAGTACTGCTTATACTTTTTATGTAGTTGCAAAAGATGCTGCCGGTAATGTTTCTGCATCTAGTAATGTGGCAAATGTAACTACAACTGGAACTGCAGTTACTTACTGTACTTCTAAAGGAAATAGTGTAGCCGATGAATTTATTGACTATGTTGCCATTGGTGGTATTGCAAATACAACAGCCGGTAACGGAGGCTATGGAGATTTCACAAGCCAAACCGGTAATCTTCCTTATGGTACAAACACAATAGTATTGAGTACTGGATTTTCAGGTTCTGCCTACACAGAATATTGGAGAGTTTGGATTGATTTTAATAAAAATGGAACTTTCGAAACTTCTGAGCAAATGGTAGCTGGATCATCATCTCTTAGTTCTAACCTTTCATATACGTTTACAGTTCCAACAACAGCATTGGCTGGACCAACAAGAATGAGAGTTTCAATGAAATACGGAGCTGCAGCAACAGCCTGTGAAACTTTCACCTATGGAGAAGTTGAGGATTATACAGTAAATATTGGTGGTTCACCAATAACAGGGTTTAACATTGCTGGTACTAAAGAATTAGGTGATGAAAATAACATCTTTGATTATTCCGTATATCCTAACCCTACTATCAATTCCGTTAGCATTAAAATGGCTGACAGCAGAGTAGTTTCATACAGAATCTTTAATTACTTAGGACAGCAGGTTGGTTCAGGTAAATTATCTGAAAACGACATCAATGTTAGTAAATTAAGTGCCGGTACTTACATTATTGAAGTAAATGATGGTCAAAAAACAATGACTAAGAAATTGGTTAAAGAATAA
- a CDS encoding DUF4421 family protein, with the protein MVVKTFCLILIGGILGCFAQEKTTPNSYFKTYDDKVIASLYYLDVSNAFQIVGSNTDGTKRVLDLIPNRREQIGASVSFKMADFSFGFSPRFFDANKDNGDSKLFNLSTRFIHKKWMQTLSFINQKGFYVNDGPVTVPLPNLRSTKIGGVTSYIFNPNFSFKTIANQKEWQTKSSGSFIPSFSFFYTNLDLNDGSQNPESDFFEMTLSPSYYYNFVINNRILLSAGLGIGGGISDMDGEVSGIYNSSGSLKLGYNTNSFFSFVNVNYIAFVQDSDTRVQLNDAVGTLNFTVGYRFDPPQKVKEVFETVHQKTGF; encoded by the coding sequence ATGGTTGTAAAAACGTTTTGTTTGATTTTGATTGGTGGGATTCTTGGCTGTTTTGCCCAAGAAAAGACAACCCCCAATTCGTATTTCAAAACGTATGATGACAAAGTAATAGCCAGCTTGTATTATTTGGATGTTTCTAATGCTTTTCAGATTGTTGGTTCGAATACAGATGGGACAAAAAGAGTACTTGATCTGATTCCTAACCGAAGAGAGCAAATAGGAGCAAGTGTTTCATTTAAAATGGCTGATTTTTCATTTGGATTTTCACCTCGTTTTTTTGATGCTAACAAAGACAATGGAGATTCAAAATTATTTAATTTGAGCACACGGTTTATTCATAAAAAATGGATGCAAACACTTAGTTTTATTAATCAAAAAGGATTTTATGTCAATGATGGACCAGTAACAGTTCCTTTGCCAAATCTGAGATCTACCAAAATAGGAGGTGTTACTTCCTATATTTTCAATCCCAATTTTTCGTTTAAAACAATAGCAAATCAAAAAGAATGGCAAACTAAAAGTTCGGGTAGTTTTATTCCAAGTTTTTCATTTTTTTACACCAATCTTGATCTGAATGACGGAAGTCAAAACCCAGAAAGTGATTTCTTTGAAATGACATTATCTCCGTCATATTATTATAATTTTGTAATTAACAACAGGATTTTGCTATCGGCAGGATTAGGGATAGGAGGAGGAATTAGTGATATGGATGGAGAAGTTTCGGGTATTTATAATTCTAGCGGGAGTTTAAAGCTGGGTTATAATACCAATTCGTTCTTTTCATTTGTTAACGTAAATTACATTGCATTTGTGCAAGACAGTGACACTAGAGTACAATTGAATGATGCTGTTGGCACTTTAAATTTTACGGTAGGCTATCGTTTTGATCCTCCCCAAAAAGTAAAAGAAGTATTTGAAACCGTTCATCAAAAAACGGGATTTTAA
- a CDS encoding LacI family DNA-binding transcriptional regulator — MDKKLTIKDIAKLAGVSKGTVDRVLHKRGKVSEDALLKVNAVLSEINYEPNFMARSLKNNKVYSICVSLPDPSLDSYWLPCVKGIEDVVQKFKAYNLQIKIFYFDPESTESFISCNESILKMAPDAVMLVPLFYKETLNVVEKYNDLGIIVSTFNNQIHSSIIKSFVGQDLFMSGRVAAKLLDLLYKKGSLVIIHIDESYENASHMQEKERGFRTYFSEKENSDYTIQTLKLHHPTIEKDFKDFLALNPNLDGIFVTTSKSYHIAKIAGDENTSKIGIIGYDLVDENCTFLNQGAIDFLIHQNPKRQAYLGGMGLAEFFIFGKEIPNTTLLPIDIINSENINSYLE, encoded by the coding sequence ATGGATAAAAAACTAACTATTAAGGATATTGCTAAGTTAGCCGGGGTTTCAAAAGGAACCGTGGATAGAGTGTTGCATAAAAGAGGCAAAGTATCTGAAGATGCTCTTTTGAAAGTGAATGCTGTTTTGAGTGAGATTAATTACGAGCCTAATTTTATGGCAAGAAGTCTCAAGAACAATAAAGTATATAGCATTTGTGTTAGCCTTCCAGATCCATCGTTAGACTCCTATTGGCTTCCTTGTGTTAAAGGAATCGAGGATGTTGTACAAAAATTTAAAGCATACAACCTTCAAATCAAAATATTCTATTTTGATCCGGAAAGCACAGAATCTTTTATAAGTTGTAATGAATCTATATTGAAAATGGCTCCTGATGCCGTTATGTTAGTGCCATTGTTTTATAAAGAAACACTAAATGTGGTAGAAAAATATAATGATTTAGGAATTATTGTTTCTACTTTCAACAATCAAATTCACTCATCTATAATCAAAAGCTTTGTTGGTCAGGACTTGTTTATGAGCGGTAGGGTTGCAGCAAAACTCTTGGATTTGCTTTACAAAAAAGGAAGTCTGGTTATTATTCATATCGATGAGTCGTATGAAAATGCCAGTCACATGCAGGAAAAAGAGCGTGGATTTAGAACGTATTTTAGCGAAAAAGAGAATTCAGATTACACGATACAGACTCTAAAACTGCATCATCCAACTATAGAAAAAGACTTTAAAGATTTTCTCGCTCTCAATCCCAACTTAGACGGAATCTTTGTCACCACTTCAAAATCCTATCATATTGCCAAAATAGCCGGTGATGAAAATACATCTAAAATTGGTATTATTGGATATGATTTGGTAGACGAAAACTGTACTTTTTTAAACCAAGGCGCTATAGATTTTCTAATTCATCAAAATCCTAAAAGACAAGCTTATTTGGGCGGAATGGGTCTAGCTGAGTTCTTTATTTTTGGTAAAGAAATTCCAAACACTACATTGTTACCCATAGATATCATCAATTCTGAAAATATCAATTCCTATTTAGAGTAA
- a CDS encoding 3'-5' exonuclease — protein MIEKINLNNILFLDIETVPEEENYNSLDTEMQSLWEQKTLYQRKDEFSGEEFYDRAGIWAEFGKIICISVGYFTIKGDIRNFRVTSFFGEEKKILNDFNNLLNNHFNQPQHVLCGHNAKEFDIPFLARRMIINQIAIPNKLNLFGKKPWEIPHLDTLELWKFGDYKHFTSLKLMCKVLGIPSSKGDIDGSQVGHVFYVEKNIDRIITYCEKDTIAVAQIFLRLRREDLLIEEEIIHV, from the coding sequence ATGATTGAAAAAATAAACCTCAATAATATACTATTCCTCGATATAGAAACCGTTCCGGAAGAAGAAAACTACAATTCACTTGATACTGAAATGCAATCGCTTTGGGAGCAAAAAACGTTATACCAACGCAAAGACGAGTTTTCAGGAGAGGAATTTTACGATCGTGCCGGAATTTGGGCTGAGTTCGGAAAAATCATTTGTATATCAGTTGGGTATTTTACCATTAAGGGAGATATCCGAAATTTTAGGGTGACTTCCTTTTTTGGAGAGGAAAAGAAAATCCTAAATGATTTTAATAATTTGCTGAACAATCATTTCAATCAACCACAACATGTTTTGTGTGGGCATAATGCCAAAGAATTTGATATTCCGTTTCTAGCCCGTCGAATGATTATCAATCAAATAGCAATTCCTAACAAGCTGAATTTATTTGGCAAAAAGCCATGGGAGATTCCACATTTGGATACTTTAGAGTTATGGAAATTTGGTGACTACAAACACTTCACATCGCTGAAGCTAATGTGTAAAGTACTCGGGATCCCATCGTCAAAAGGCGATATTGATGGTAGTCAGGTGGGGCACGTTTTTTATGTAGAAAAAAATATTGATCGTATCATCACCTATTGCGAGAAAGATACCATCGCCGTAGCGCAAATTTTCCTCCGCCTCAGACGGGAAGATTTATTGATAGAGGAAGAGATTATTCATGTTTAG
- a CDS encoding methylated-DNA--[protein]-cysteine S-methyltransferase yields METAYIKTPLGIAAITGDENGISEISVLDEGTVSVEIPIVLQEAVLQLNDYFEKKRTHFDFKLNPKGTEFQQKVWKTLLEIPYGKTRSYLEQSKILGDVKAIRAVASANGKNPLWIVVPCHRVIGTNGSLTGYAGGLWRKKWLLEHENPTTQQSLF; encoded by the coding sequence ATGGAAACAGCTTACATCAAAACACCTTTGGGAATTGCCGCAATTACAGGCGATGAAAATGGAATATCTGAAATTTCTGTTTTAGATGAAGGAACAGTTTCGGTAGAAATTCCAATTGTTTTACAAGAAGCAGTTTTGCAACTCAATGATTATTTCGAAAAGAAAAGAACTCATTTTGATTTCAAACTCAATCCTAAAGGAACAGAATTTCAACAAAAAGTATGGAAAACATTACTAGAGATTCCGTATGGGAAAACCAGATCATATTTAGAACAGTCAAAAATTTTAGGAGATGTAAAAGCCATTCGTGCTGTAGCTTCTGCGAATGGGAAAAATCCGCTTTGGATAGTTGTCCCTTGTCATAGAGTCATTGGAACAAATGGTTCACTCACGGGCTACGCAGGAGGATTATGGCGAAAAAAATGGTTGCTCGAACATGAAAATCCCACCACACAACAAAGTTTATTTTAG
- the hemB gene encoding porphobilinogen synthase, producing the protein MFPLHRNRRLRVNESIRSLVRETTLSPTDFMFPMFIAEGENVKVEIPSMPGIFRRSIDLTVAEVKEIYALGIRAVNIYVKVSEDLKDNTGAEAWNPNGLMQQAIRAIKTACPEMVVMPDVALDPYSIYGHDGIIANGDVENDSTVEALVKMAVSHAEAGADFVAPSDMMDGRVLRLREGLDAAGFHHVGIMSYSAKYASAFYGPFRDALDSAPREADVAVPKDKKTYQMDYANRIEAIKEALSDVEEGADMVMVKPGIAYLDIVREVKNAVNVPVTVFHVSGEYAMIKAAAERGWLDNDKIMMEQLMCIKRAGASLISTYFAKEAAILLNK; encoded by the coding sequence ATGTTCCCATTACACAGAAACCGCCGTTTAAGAGTTAACGAATCGATTCGTAGTTTGGTTCGTGAAACGACTTTGAGTCCAACTGATTTTATGTTTCCAATGTTTATTGCAGAGGGAGAAAACGTAAAGGTTGAAATACCATCTATGCCGGGAATCTTTCGCCGTTCGATTGATTTAACGGTAGCTGAGGTCAAAGAAATATATGCTTTAGGAATACGTGCAGTCAATATTTACGTAAAAGTAAGCGAAGACCTAAAAGACAATACAGGTGCAGAAGCTTGGAATCCAAACGGATTGATGCAACAAGCTATTCGAGCTATCAAAACAGCTTGTCCAGAGATGGTTGTAATGCCGGATGTGGCTTTAGACCCATATTCTATTTATGGTCACGATGGAATTATTGCCAATGGCGATGTAGAAAATGATTCTACAGTAGAAGCTTTGGTAAAAATGGCAGTTTCACATGCCGAGGCTGGGGCCGATTTTGTAGCACCATCTGACATGATGGACGGACGTGTGCTACGTTTGCGTGAAGGATTAGACGCTGCAGGATTTCACCATGTAGGGATTATGAGCTATTCTGCTAAGTATGCATCAGCATTTTACGGACCTTTCCGAGATGCTCTAGACAGTGCACCAAGAGAGGCTGATGTTGCCGTTCCTAAAGACAAAAAAACATATCAAATGGATTATGCCAACCGTATCGAAGCCATCAAAGAAGCCTTATCTGATGTAGAAGAAGGAGCGGATATGGTAATGGTAAAACCAGGAATTGCCTATTTAGATATCGTTCGCGAAGTAAAAAATGCAGTAAATGTTCCAGTAACGGTTTTTCATGTATCTGGTGAATACGCCATGATCAAAGCCGCAGCCGAAAGAGGTTGGTTGGATAATGACAAAATTATGATGGAGCAATTAATGTGTATCAAAAGAGCGGGTGCAAGCTTGATTTCGACTTATTTTGCCAAAGAAGCCGCTATACTTTTAAATAAATAA